In bacterium, the genomic window TGGCCCTCGACCGTCCAGGTGTCGGCGGCGATGGTCACCGCGAGGTTCAGCGGCGTCTCGTCCGGCCGGACGGCGGCCTCCGGATCGGCGGCCGCCCCGTCCATGTCGATGACGGTCACGTTGATGAAGACCGCCGAGATCAGGAGCATCGGGATCAGCGCGACGAAGAGGTTCATCAGCGGCATGATGTCCAGGTCGTTCTCGACCAGCTCCCGGAAGCTGCGGCCCATGCTGCGGCGTCCGTTCATGCTCAGGCGGCCTTCCGGTCGGCCGGGACCTCGCCGCCGCGGCGCACGAGCGCCTTGATCAGGCGGGCGCTGATCTGGTCGACGTCGTCGACCACGCCCTCGACCTTGCTGACCAGGAAGCCGTGCACCCACAGGCTGGGCACGGCGACGATCAGGCCGAACGAGGTGGTGTTCAGGGCCTGCGAGATGCCCGCGGCCAGGAAGGCCGAGCGCTGGCTCGGATCGGCGGCGTCGACGGCGGAGAAGGCCGTCGTCAGGCCGAAGATCGTGCCGAGCAGGCCGAGCAGGGTCGCCGAGTTGGCCAGGATGCTCAGGAAGGGCAGGCGACGCGAGAGGGACGGCAGCACCAGCACCGCCTCGTTCTCCGCCGCGTGCAGCAGGTGGTCCTCGTCGCGGGAGTTGCGCGTCAGGATCGCGTGGGCCACCTGGGCCACCGGCCCCTTCACCTTGCGGCAGAGGTCGGCGGCGCCGGCCAGGTCGCCGTTGCCCACCAGGCGCAGCACGTCGGCGGTGAGCCGGCCGCCGCGCACCGAGGCCGCGCGGCCGATCACCCAGAAGCGCTCGAGCGCCAGGCCGAGAATGAGCACGCCCGTCAGCAGGATCACGTACATGAACGGACCACCGGTCCGGAAGAATTCGGCAAACGTCGACAACGGATTCATCGCTTCACTCCTTGCAGGGTCACTCGGTGGCGGAAACCGGCGCCGCCGCGGCGGCCGGATCGGTGGAAGTCGCGCCGGGGAGTCCGGGAGCCGTCAGGTCCAGCGGGCCGGACGGCGCCGGCAGCTCCGGCACCGCGAGCAGGTCGTCGAGGGTGGGCAGGTAGCTCCAGCCCAGGCCGTCGTCGAAGCGCACCTGCTCGCGCGAGGTGATGAAGAGCACCCGCGGCACGTCGACCACGCCCTCGATGTTCGTGGCGTCGAGGCGGCGGGCCGGAGCGTCGGTCGGGGCGGCGTGCGCCGTCGCCACGACCAGGACGAGGGTGGTCACGGGTACGACGCGCATCATGGCGTGCCTCCCGCGCCGGTGGTCAGGCTCGCCTGGGCCCCGCCCGGCTCGCCGGCCACGTCGAGACGCCCGGCCAGATCGTCCGGATCGGCCGCCGCCCCGCCCGCCACCTCACGGTAGCGGCGGAACCATTCGCGGCCGGCCGCGCGGTCGTAGAAGTAGAACGACTCGACGATGGCCAGGTTGTAGAGGGCGCCCGGCAGGTCCGGATCCAGATCGTGCGCGCGGGCGAAGGCTGTGCGGGCCTCGTCGGCGCGCCCGGCATAGAGCAGGGCGATCCCGAGATTGTTCTGGTTGGCGGCGCTGCGCGGTTCGTCGGCCACGGCGGCTTCGGCGGCGGGCAGGCCTGCGCGGAAGTCGTCGCCCGAGAGGATGGCGCAGGCCCGGGCCGTGCGCACGGCCCCGTGCTGATCGGCGCAGGCGGCGAGGGCGGCGTCGGCCCGCTCGATCTCCCCCGCGGCCACCAGGTGCAGGGCCAGCGCCACGCGCAGGGCGTCGGGCGCGGCCGGATCGGCCCGCAGCCCCGCCTCGAGGGCGGCGGCCGCGACGGCGTGCT contains:
- a CDS encoding biopolymer transporter ExbD; its protein translation is MNGRRSMGRSFRELVENDLDIMPLMNLFVALIPMLLISAVFINVTVIDMDGAAADPEAAVRPDETPLNLAVTIAADTWTVEGHRLARSVIARTGDDPAAALTAALASVVADHPDNRDVMIVAQAGTRYDDIIAVMDITRAAGLPSASLLGADGGN
- a CDS encoding MotA/TolQ/ExbB proton channel family protein; translation: MNPLSTFAEFFRTGGPFMYVILLTGVLILGLALERFWVIGRAASVRGGRLTADVLRLVGNGDLAGAADLCRKVKGPVAQVAHAILTRNSRDEDHLLHAAENEAVLVLPSLSRRLPFLSILANSATLLGLLGTIFGLTTAFSAVDAADPSQRSAFLAAGISQALNTTSFGLIVAVPSLWVHGFLVSKVEGVVDDVDQISARLIKALVRRGGEVPADRKAA